The genomic interval CACAGGATTGTGACTACTTGCTTGCTGACTCCGGAACCAGCTTCCACTCGCCTCAAGGGTCGTGTTTGAGGACGAGCTTGGGGCCGCCGTCTTTGGTCGCTGCTGCAGCGCGGATTTCATCCGTGAACGTGACGATGTTTTCCGTGACGGTGATCGCTTCCGAACCGAAGTCCCAAGTGCACATGGGTGGGTATCTGTCGTGGGCAGCCGCGCACCAGTCCGCGTCCCGCCCGATCGCGGCCGAGGCTTGGGCAATAGAGTCTTTCCCATGGGGCCTCGCAGTGATGAGGCGGACTTTCGCTCGTCGGTAGAGTTCTGTTCCGGTGGGCACTGCGGCAGTCGATGCAGTTGGACACGGGGCCACAACGGTCTTCACAACCGGCGCGGCGGTTGTTGGCGTGTCATTGCGGCATGTCTCGCGCCCGAGCCACAGGCCAATGAGAAGCGCCCCAACCACGCTCGCGATTAGTGCCGCCATCGACAAACGCACGCTATCTTTCGAACCTTCGCCGCCTCGGTCCATCACTAGTGTTCAGAGTACCAGAAAGCCGAATTGTTCCTCAGCCACTCGGTGCGCGAAGATTTCGCCGTGGCCAGACGCTCAGCCGGAAGCGGTCGCGCGCGCCGTGAGCGACCACACACGCCGCGTCAGGCTCTAGCGGATTGGAGGATTGCACACTGTGGGTAGCCCAGCGAACTCAGCATTCGGTTCAAGCGCACCTCTGCGCCGGCAGGATCAGGGTGGGCAGGGCCGATGCGGATGGAGTGTAGCTCTGGTCGGTTGCCGGGGTGCAACTCCAGCAGGATGTGTGGTCTTGGATCTGTGCTTATGCGGCGCTTGTAGTCTCGGTTTGGGCGCGGTGCCGCAATCAGGCGCCACTCGCGCTCACTTGCCCACGAGGGGTCTTTGGTTTGGAGTGCGCTCGCCGCAGCAATTCGGAAGAGTGCGGTCGCTCCCATGAGTCCAGCTTGTCGCTCGGACACGCCCCGTTCACGGGCAGTGCGGAGGGCCGCGGCGACTCGGGCAATGGACGGCTTGACCGTGCCGGTATCTCCGTACAGCACGGGCATCAGCAGGATCTCGAAGTCAGGGTCCGACGACCGATTCTCCTTCAGTACTTCGAAGCCAAGGCAGTAGCCTTTGCCCGCGTCCCCATATGCCTCCCATTGTGACTGGGAATCCCCATCCAGGGAGAAGCAGGCGAGGTACGATTCCGTCGTAACCGTTCACGGGTGGGGTTGAGGGTCTGACGCGGGGCGTGCGATTGCGTCGGCATGAGCAACACCACGAGCGCCCAGGATTTGGGCCAGCGTATAGAGCAGATGATTGCGGAGCAGCTTGCGGCGATCCGCGCCAGCGCGCAGGAGGCGGTCGCGCGGGCGTTTACGACAACGACGAGCGCGAGCACGCGCGGTGCGGAGAAGCCGGCACGCCGGGTCCGGTCGTCGTCGGGCGTAAAGCGGCCTTCGGATGAAATAGCCGCGCTTGGCGAGCGTTTCTACCAAGCATTGTGCGAGAAACCGGGGGAGCCGATGACCGTGCTAGCGGCGGATGTGGGCGCATCGGCGCGGGAGCTTCACCGGTCGGTGACGCTACTCCGTCGCGCTGGCCGCGTGAGGACTGTCGGCAGCCGCCACCTCACACGCTACTTCCCGATAAGGGATTCTTGAGCGCGTTGCTCACGCGGTCGCAGCGCGGAACAGGGACGGTACGGCCTTCTTGTCGCGCTGCGCCTCACAGCACGCGGTGAGGAACTCGAGCACGTTCCTGTTCTGTTTGCGGGCGGTGTGGGCGACGGTCATCAGGTTTTCGGCGAAGACGTTGCCGCGCTCGCTCTGGGTCCCGAACGATCGCTTCCGCCACAGAACGAAGGCACGGATCTCGCGCTCGCCATGGTTATTCGTGGGCTCGACGCCCTCGGTCTCGACGAAGGTCCAGAGCGCGGCCTTGTGCGCCAAGATGTCGGCGCACGAGCCCGACAAGCCCGCGACTTTCGAGCCCGCCGCGCGCTCGATCAGTGCCTCCATCTGCTTGCGGACGGGAAGCATGCGCACCATGAACTTGTCGCGGTCGAGCTTGCCCGCCTTGAATTCACGCCAGTAGTCGAAGACGAGCCCCGTGTAGTCCAGCAGCTCCTTGCCGAACTTGCCTGTAGGTCCGTCGCGCTCGGAGAACGACACGAATTTGCGGAGTAGATGTGCCCAGCAAATCTGCCGCCGCTCCATCGCCCAGAACCCGAGCGCCTTCGCGCGGTCGCTGACCAGGATCCCGTGTAGCGCGCCATACAGCGGCTGGAGCGTCACCTTGGCGCTGTTGGCCACGATCTTGAACACCGTGACCGTTGCCGAGGCGATCACCCATAGCGCCATGGTGGCCCCGGCCTGCGACCAGCTCGTACCGTCGGTGTGCTTGATGTCGGCGTGCTCGACCAGCTGCCACGCCTCGTCCACAGCCGGCTGGACCGCGTCGCTCACACGCTCCTCGACAGCGCTCAACGCCCCGAGCGAGACCCGGACGCCGACAATGTCCGAGAGCAAGTCCGCCGCCTTGCGCCGGCTCAAGTGGTAGAAGCCCGTCAGTAGCGCCATCATCGCCATCACCCGGGGACCGAACGCCGACGTCGGGATCACGTCCCCGTCGAACGCGGCGCGCGTCCGGTAGCCACAACACGGGCAGGTCACCTCGTGCCGGCGCCACTCCGTTGTGTACGGCTCGATTGGCGGGATTTCGGTCTGCTGATAGCGCTTCGCCGACCGGTCGGGGACTTCCGGTAGCGCGCTCCAGCAATTCTCGCATTCCGACGGAAACAGGTCGACGAACTTGTTGACCTTGTCCGCAGGCACCAGCTCGCGGTGCGCACCAGCGTGGCCCTTCTGGGCACCGCGCTTGCGCTCTTTGCGCTTCGCCTTGTCCTTGTTGCGGCGCTTTCGCCGCTCATCGGGTGTATCGGTGGACGGTGGCTTGTGCGAGTTGCTCGAATTCTGCCCGAGTTTCGCGAGCAACTCTGCAACCTGCTTCTTCAGCAGCGCGACCTGTTGCTCAAGCTCAGCGATGCGCTCGTCCCTGACTCGGACATCGGCATCTCTGTCGCGAAGCTGGTTTTCCAGCTCCTCGATCCGATCGTCGCGCCAGTCCCGCTCCACGGGAAACGCAATGCCTGAAGCTGGGGCTCATGGAAAGCGAGAACTCGGGAATGGAGCGATATCGATCACTTACGCGTGCTCCGATTCGACGAGACCACCCCCGTGAACGGTTACATTCCGTCTGGCCATGCCATCGTTGGCCACGCTCAAGGTCATCGCCGATCACTTGGAGGTGGAGCTAGTTTGCGCAAAACTCGCCACCCCAACGATACCAATTGCTACTGCTCGCAGTGCACATCCGGACCGCCCTGCGGGCAATGCGGCGGGCAACCATGCACTTCGACGCTCCTGTGTGCGCCGAACAATGTCTGCGCCGGGCCGTTCCAACAGCAGACATGCAATCAAATACCTCAATGCGACATCTTTGGAGCAGATCGGTGCTGGGTTCCGGACGACGTTGGCAGCAACACTTGCGCGTCATTGTAGGGACGGCGCTCGTAGCCACACTGAGCTGTGGCGGTCGAACAGACGACGCACCGGCAGGCACCGGCGGCGTGAGTGGCGGCGGGTGTCCAACCGGGCATGGGCCGAACATGGTTGCGCTTCCGAAATCCGGTTCGACCGGAGAACGGTATTGCATGGACGCAACCGAGGTCACTCAAGCGGACTATGCTGCTTTCCTGGCCAGCTCTGCCACCGAATCGTCGCTGTGTGCCAAAGCGGCGTCGCTTGAGCCAACGTGTTCCTGGACCCCGGTCGAAACACCGAACGCGCCGGTCGTGTGTGTCGAGTGGTGTGCTGCTGCAAGCTACTGTACCTGGGCGGGCAAGCGCCTCTGCAGAGAGGGCGATGGAAGAGAGTGGCGCGACGGCTGCTCCAACGGTGGCGTCACGCGGTACCCCTACGGCGACACGTATGATGCAAAGCGTTGTACGGCGGCATTTGGAGGCGAATTGCATGACGTTGGCACAGAGCCAGAGTGTCGCGGCTCCAAGACACCGTACACGGGGCTCTACGACTTGTTCGGCAGCGTCGAAGAATGGGTGGACGCAGGTCCGGACAACGCTTGCACGAGCATGGGTATCGTGGTTTCAGAACCCAGCCCCGCCCCTCGCCCGCGGCGCCGAGCGAAGGTCTTGGTCGTTCGCCGCGCCGCGAACCTCGGTCCCAACGAGATCGAAGCCATCGCGAGCACCGTCGCGGAACGGTTGGGGCTCAGCACTCCCTCCGAACCTGAGCCACTCCTCGATCGGCAACAGCTCGCGGACGCGCTCAGCGTGAGCAGAGCTACCGTCGACAGGATGCGCAAGGAGCTAGGCTTCCCCGCGCACCGGGTAGGCGATGCGCCCCGCTTCATCCTGTCCGAAGTGAGGCACTGGCTCGACAAGACCGACGGCGGGAAAGCGCAGGGTCTGCGCCTCGTGCGCGGCACAAGGTGAGGTGTATACTATGGAGCCCATGGCCCGAACCCGCCCAATTCCGATCCGGCTCGACGCGGCAACGATCGCGCGCGCCGACAGGCTTGCAGCAGCCATGAGCCGCCGTGCCCAGGGCGCGCAAGTCACGCGAGCGGCGGCGCTTCGCCGCGCAATCGAACTTGGCTTGGCGCAACTCGAAAAGAAAGTGAGGGGTTGAGGTGGCGCGGAAGAGAACAGGAACCTTGATTAGGAACAAGAGCGGCTGGGGCGCCCGGGCCTTTGTTGCCGTGGGGGTCGTCGACGGCGAGATCGTCCGCGAACGTCGCTACTTCAATCTTGAGACTGACAACAAAGCCATCGCGAAAGCCAAACTGGAGAAGCTACTCCGCGAGGCGGAACATGGTCTGCCGGAGCCAGCAGCGACGACCGAGACTTTTGAGCAGGCCGCGACCCGCGTCGTGAAACGTCAGGGTAGGCAGGGCATGAAGACCTGGAGGGAGCGTCTGAGTCGTCTTCGCCGATTGGCATTCCCTGAGCTGGGCAGTCTGCCATGCAAAATGATCAAGCCGCACCAGATCCGCGATGTATTGGACATGGTGCACGAGGCCACCCAATCGAGACAGTCGGTGGTCCATTTGCGTGATGATCTGATGACGGTGTTCCGAGATCTGCACGTAGACCAGTTGATCGCGTCCAATCCTGTCAAGGACTTCAAACTCAACAGGAAGAAGCTCCGCCAAGATGCCCGCCGT from Polyangiaceae bacterium carries:
- a CDS encoding DUF2971 domain-containing protein → MDGDSQSQWEAYGDAGKGYCLGFEVLKENRSSDPDFEILLMPVLYGDTGTVKPSIARVAAALRTARERGVSERQAGLMGATALFRIAAASALQTKDPSWASEREWRLIAAPRPNRDYKRRISTDPRPHILLELHPGNRPELHSIRIGPAHPDPAGAEVRLNRMLSSLGYPQCAILQSARA
- a CDS encoding IS66 family transposase; translation: MENQLRDRDADVRVRDERIAELEQQVALLKKQVAELLAKLGQNSSNSHKPPSTDTPDERRKRRNKDKAKRKERKRGAQKGHAGAHRELVPADKVNKFVDLFPSECENCWSALPEVPDRSAKRYQQTEIPPIEPYTTEWRRHEVTCPCCGYRTRAAFDGDVIPTSAFGPRVMAMMALLTGFYHLSRRKAADLLSDIVGVRVSLGALSAVEERVSDAVQPAVDEAWQLVEHADIKHTDGTSWSQAGATMALWVIASATVTVFKIVANSAKVTLQPLYGALHGILVSDRAKALGFWAMERRQICWAHLLRKFVSFSERDGPTGKFGKELLDYTGLVFDYWREFKAGKLDRDKFMVRMLPVRKQMEALIERAAGSKVAGLSGSCADILAHKAALWTFVETEGVEPTNNHGEREIRAFVLWRKRSFGTQSERGNVFAENLMTVAHTARKQNRNVLEFLTACCEAQRDKKAVPSLFRAATA
- a CDS encoding SUMF1/EgtB/PvdO family nonheme iron enzyme, producing MDATEVTQADYAAFLASSATESSLCAKAASLEPTCSWTPVETPNAPVVCVEWCAAASYCTWAGKRLCREGDGREWRDGCSNGGVTRYPYGDTYDAKRCTAAFGGELHDVGTEPECRGSKTPYTGLYDLFGSVEEWVDAGPDNACTSMGIVVSEPSPAPRPRRRAKVLVVRRAANLGPNEIEAIASTVAERLGLSTPSEPEPLLDRQQLADALSVSRATVDRMRKELGFPAHRVGDAPRFILSEVRHWLDKTDGGKAQGLRLVRGTR